From Equus przewalskii isolate Varuska chromosome 30, EquPr2, whole genome shotgun sequence, a single genomic window includes:
- the PFKFB3 gene encoding 6-phosphofructo-2-kinase/fructose-2,6-bisphosphatase 3 isoform X8 — translation MPFRRACGPKLTNSPTVIVMVGLPARGKTYISKKLTRYLNWIGVPTKVFNVGEYRREAVKQYSSYNFFRPDNEEAMKVRKQCALAALRDVKSYLTKESGQIAVFDATNTTRERRHMILHFAKENDFKVFFIESVCDDPRVVASNIMEVKISSPDYRDCNSAEAMEDFMKRITCYEASYQPLDPDQCDRDLSLIKVIDVGRRFLVNRVQDHIQSRIVYYLMNIHVQPRTIYLCRHGESEHNLQGKIGGDSGLSSRGRKFANALSKFVEEQNLKDLKVWTSQLKSTIQTAEALRLPYEQWKALNEIDAGVCEEMTYEEIKDTYPEEYALREQDKYYYRYPTGESYQDLVQRLEPVIMELERQENVLVICHQAVLRCLLAYFLDKSAEEMPYLKCPLHTVLKLTPIAYGCRVESIYLNVESVNTHRERSEDAKKGPNPLMRRNSVTPLASPEPTKKPRINSFEEHVASTSAALPNCLPPEVPTQLPGQNVKASQSSADSSRTH, via the exons CCTGTGGGCCGAAGCTGACCAACTCCCCCACGGTGATCGTCATGGTGGGCCTCCCAGCCCGGGGTAAGACTTACATCTCCAAGAAGCTGACTCGCTACCTCAACTGGATTGGGGTCCCCACAAAAG TGTTCAACGTCGGGGAGTACCGCCGGGAGGCCGTGAAGCAGTACAGTTCCTACAACTTCTTTCGCCCTGACAATGAGGAGGCCATGAAAGTCCGGAA GCAGTGCGCTCTGGCTGCCTTGAGGGACGTCAAAAGTTACCTGACGAAGGAAAGCGGCCAAATTGCA GTTTTCGATGCCACCAATACTACTAGAGAGAGGAGACACATGATCCTTCATTTTGccaaagaaaatgatttcaag GTGTTTTTCATCGAGTCCGTGTGCGATGACCCTAGGGTTGTAGCCTCCAACATCATG GAAGTGAAAATCTCCAGCCCGGATTACCGAGACTGCAACTCGGCAGAAGCGATGGAGGACTTCATGAAGAGAATTACCTGCTACGAAGCCAGCTACCAGCCCCTCGACCCCGATCAGTGCGACAG GGACCTGTCGCTGATCAAGGTGATCGACGTGGGCCGGCGGTTCCTGGTGAACAGAGTCCAGGACCACATCCAGAGCCGCATCGTGTATTACCTGATGAACATCCATGTGCAGCCTCGCACCATCTACCTGTGTCGGCACGGCGAGAGCGAGCACAACCTCCAGGGCAAGATCGGAGGGGACTCAGGCCTGTCCAGCAGGGGCAGGAAG TTTGCCAACGCCCTGAGCAAGTTCGTGGAGGAGCAGAACCTGAAGGACCTCAAGGTGTGGACCAGCCAGCTGAAAAGTACCATCCAGACCGCCGAAGCCCTCCGGCTGCCCTACGAGCAGTGGAAGGCGCTCAACGAAATCGACGCC GGTGTTTGTGAGGAGATGACCTACGAGGAGATCAAGGACACCTACCCCGAGGAATATGCTCTGCGCGAGCAGGACAAGTACTATTACCGCTACCCCACTGGGGAG TCCTACCAGGACCTGGTCCAGCGCCTGGAACCGGTGATCATGGAGCTGGAGCGGCAGGAGAACGTGCTGGTGAtctgccaccaggctgtcctGCGCTGCCTCCTGGCCTACTTCCTGGATAAGAGTGCAG aGGAGATGCCTTACCTGAAATGCCCGCTCCACACTGTCCTGAAGCTGACGCCCATCGCTTATG GTTGCCGCGTAGAATCCATCTACCTGAACGTGGAGTCGGTGAACACACACCGGGAGAGGTCCGAG GATGCAAAGAAGGGACCTAACCCGCTCATGAGACGCAATAGTGTCACCCCACTAGCCAGCCCCGAGCCCACCAAAAAGCCTCGCATCAACAGCTTTGAGGAGCATGTGGCCTCTACCTCCGCTGCCCTGCCCAACTGCCTGCCCCCGGAAGTGCCCACGCAGCTGCCCGGACAA AACGTGAAGGCCTCCCAGAGCAGCGCCGACTCCTCCAGGACGCACTGA
- the PFKFB3 gene encoding 6-phosphofructo-2-kinase/fructose-2,6-bisphosphatase 3 isoform X18, which produces MPLELTQSRVQKIWIPVDHRPSLPRSCGPKLTNSPTVIVMVGLPARGKTYISKKLTRYLNWIGVPTKVFNVGEYRREAVKQYSSYNFFRPDNEEAMKVRKQCALAALRDVKSYLTKESGQIAVFDATNTTRERRHMILHFAKENDFKVFFIESVCDDPRVVASNIMEVKISSPDYRDCNSAEAMEDFMKRITCYEASYQPLDPDQCDRDLSLIKVIDVGRRFLVNRVQDHIQSRIVYYLMNIHVQPRTIYLCRHGESEHNLQGKIGGDSGLSSRGRKFANALSKFVEEQNLKDLKVWTSQLKSTIQTAEALRLPYEQWKALNEIDAGVCEEMTYEEIKDTYPEEYALREQDKYYYRYPTGESYQDLVQRLEPVIMELERQENVLVICHQAVLRCLLAYFLDKSAEEMPYLKCPLHTVLKLTPIAYGCRVESIYLNVESVNTHRERSENVKASQSSADSSRTH; this is translated from the exons CCTGTGGGCCGAAGCTGACCAACTCCCCCACGGTGATCGTCATGGTGGGCCTCCCAGCCCGGGGTAAGACTTACATCTCCAAGAAGCTGACTCGCTACCTCAACTGGATTGGGGTCCCCACAAAAG TGTTCAACGTCGGGGAGTACCGCCGGGAGGCCGTGAAGCAGTACAGTTCCTACAACTTCTTTCGCCCTGACAATGAGGAGGCCATGAAAGTCCGGAA GCAGTGCGCTCTGGCTGCCTTGAGGGACGTCAAAAGTTACCTGACGAAGGAAAGCGGCCAAATTGCA GTTTTCGATGCCACCAATACTACTAGAGAGAGGAGACACATGATCCTTCATTTTGccaaagaaaatgatttcaag GTGTTTTTCATCGAGTCCGTGTGCGATGACCCTAGGGTTGTAGCCTCCAACATCATG GAAGTGAAAATCTCCAGCCCGGATTACCGAGACTGCAACTCGGCAGAAGCGATGGAGGACTTCATGAAGAGAATTACCTGCTACGAAGCCAGCTACCAGCCCCTCGACCCCGATCAGTGCGACAG GGACCTGTCGCTGATCAAGGTGATCGACGTGGGCCGGCGGTTCCTGGTGAACAGAGTCCAGGACCACATCCAGAGCCGCATCGTGTATTACCTGATGAACATCCATGTGCAGCCTCGCACCATCTACCTGTGTCGGCACGGCGAGAGCGAGCACAACCTCCAGGGCAAGATCGGAGGGGACTCAGGCCTGTCCAGCAGGGGCAGGAAG TTTGCCAACGCCCTGAGCAAGTTCGTGGAGGAGCAGAACCTGAAGGACCTCAAGGTGTGGACCAGCCAGCTGAAAAGTACCATCCAGACCGCCGAAGCCCTCCGGCTGCCCTACGAGCAGTGGAAGGCGCTCAACGAAATCGACGCC GGTGTTTGTGAGGAGATGACCTACGAGGAGATCAAGGACACCTACCCCGAGGAATATGCTCTGCGCGAGCAGGACAAGTACTATTACCGCTACCCCACTGGGGAG TCCTACCAGGACCTGGTCCAGCGCCTGGAACCGGTGATCATGGAGCTGGAGCGGCAGGAGAACGTGCTGGTGAtctgccaccaggctgtcctGCGCTGCCTCCTGGCCTACTTCCTGGATAAGAGTGCAG aGGAGATGCCTTACCTGAAATGCCCGCTCCACACTGTCCTGAAGCTGACGCCCATCGCTTATG GTTGCCGCGTAGAATCCATCTACCTGAACGTGGAGTCGGTGAACACACACCGGGAGAGGTCCGAG AACGTGAAGGCCTCCCAGAGCAGCGCCGACTCCTCCAGGACGCACTGA
- the PFKFB3 gene encoding 6-phosphofructo-2-kinase/fructose-2,6-bisphosphatase 3 isoform X21 produces the protein MPFRRACGPKLTNSPTVIVMVGLPARGKTYISKKLTRYLNWIGVPTKVFNVGEYRREAVKQYSSYNFFRPDNEEAMKVRKQCALAALRDVKSYLTKESGQIAVFDATNTTRERRHMILHFAKENDFKVFFIESVCDDPRVVASNIMEVKISSPDYRDCNSAEAMEDFMKRITCYEASYQPLDPDQCDRDLSLIKVIDVGRRFLVNRVQDHIQSRIVYYLMNIHVQPRTIYLCRHGESEHNLQGKIGGDSGLSSRGRKFANALSKFVEEQNLKDLKVWTSQLKSTIQTAEALRLPYEQWKALNEIDAGVCEEMTYEEIKDTYPEEYALREQDKYYYRYPTGESYQDLVQRLEPVIMELERQENVLVICHQAVLRCLLAYFLDKSAEEMPYLKCPLHTVLKLTPIAYGCRVESIYLNVESVNTHRERSENVKASQSSADSSRTH, from the exons CCTGTGGGCCGAAGCTGACCAACTCCCCCACGGTGATCGTCATGGTGGGCCTCCCAGCCCGGGGTAAGACTTACATCTCCAAGAAGCTGACTCGCTACCTCAACTGGATTGGGGTCCCCACAAAAG TGTTCAACGTCGGGGAGTACCGCCGGGAGGCCGTGAAGCAGTACAGTTCCTACAACTTCTTTCGCCCTGACAATGAGGAGGCCATGAAAGTCCGGAA GCAGTGCGCTCTGGCTGCCTTGAGGGACGTCAAAAGTTACCTGACGAAGGAAAGCGGCCAAATTGCA GTTTTCGATGCCACCAATACTACTAGAGAGAGGAGACACATGATCCTTCATTTTGccaaagaaaatgatttcaag GTGTTTTTCATCGAGTCCGTGTGCGATGACCCTAGGGTTGTAGCCTCCAACATCATG GAAGTGAAAATCTCCAGCCCGGATTACCGAGACTGCAACTCGGCAGAAGCGATGGAGGACTTCATGAAGAGAATTACCTGCTACGAAGCCAGCTACCAGCCCCTCGACCCCGATCAGTGCGACAG GGACCTGTCGCTGATCAAGGTGATCGACGTGGGCCGGCGGTTCCTGGTGAACAGAGTCCAGGACCACATCCAGAGCCGCATCGTGTATTACCTGATGAACATCCATGTGCAGCCTCGCACCATCTACCTGTGTCGGCACGGCGAGAGCGAGCACAACCTCCAGGGCAAGATCGGAGGGGACTCAGGCCTGTCCAGCAGGGGCAGGAAG TTTGCCAACGCCCTGAGCAAGTTCGTGGAGGAGCAGAACCTGAAGGACCTCAAGGTGTGGACCAGCCAGCTGAAAAGTACCATCCAGACCGCCGAAGCCCTCCGGCTGCCCTACGAGCAGTGGAAGGCGCTCAACGAAATCGACGCC GGTGTTTGTGAGGAGATGACCTACGAGGAGATCAAGGACACCTACCCCGAGGAATATGCTCTGCGCGAGCAGGACAAGTACTATTACCGCTACCCCACTGGGGAG TCCTACCAGGACCTGGTCCAGCGCCTGGAACCGGTGATCATGGAGCTGGAGCGGCAGGAGAACGTGCTGGTGAtctgccaccaggctgtcctGCGCTGCCTCCTGGCCTACTTCCTGGATAAGAGTGCAG aGGAGATGCCTTACCTGAAATGCCCGCTCCACACTGTCCTGAAGCTGACGCCCATCGCTTATG GTTGCCGCGTAGAATCCATCTACCTGAACGTGGAGTCGGTGAACACACACCGGGAGAGGTCCGAG AACGTGAAGGCCTCCCAGAGCAGCGCCGACTCCTCCAGGACGCACTGA
- the PFKFB3 gene encoding 6-phosphofructo-2-kinase/fructose-2,6-bisphosphatase 3 isoform X5: protein MPLELTQSRVQKIWIPVDHRPSLPRSCGPKLTNSPTVIVMVGLPARGKTYISKKLTRYLNWIGVPTKVFNVGEYRREAVKQYSSYNFFRPDNEEAMKVRKQCALAALRDVKSYLTKESGQIAVFDATNTTRERRHMILHFAKENDFKVFFIESVCDDPRVVASNIMEVKISSPDYRDCNSAEAMEDFMKRITCYEASYQPLDPDQCDRDLSLIKVIDVGRRFLVNRVQDHIQSRIVYYLMNIHVQPRTIYLCRHGESEHNLQGKIGGDSGLSSRGRKFANALSKFVEEQNLKDLKVWTSQLKSTIQTAEALRLPYEQWKALNEIDAGVCEEMTYEEIKDTYPEEYALREQDKYYYRYPTGESYQDLVQRLEPVIMELERQENVLVICHQAVLRCLLAYFLDKSAEEMPYLKCPLHTVLKLTPIAYGCRVESIYLNVESVNTHRERSEDAKKGPNPLMRRNSVTPLASPEPTKKPRINSFEEHVASTSAALPNCLPPEVPTQLPGQNVKASQSSADSSRTH from the exons CCTGTGGGCCGAAGCTGACCAACTCCCCCACGGTGATCGTCATGGTGGGCCTCCCAGCCCGGGGTAAGACTTACATCTCCAAGAAGCTGACTCGCTACCTCAACTGGATTGGGGTCCCCACAAAAG TGTTCAACGTCGGGGAGTACCGCCGGGAGGCCGTGAAGCAGTACAGTTCCTACAACTTCTTTCGCCCTGACAATGAGGAGGCCATGAAAGTCCGGAA GCAGTGCGCTCTGGCTGCCTTGAGGGACGTCAAAAGTTACCTGACGAAGGAAAGCGGCCAAATTGCA GTTTTCGATGCCACCAATACTACTAGAGAGAGGAGACACATGATCCTTCATTTTGccaaagaaaatgatttcaag GTGTTTTTCATCGAGTCCGTGTGCGATGACCCTAGGGTTGTAGCCTCCAACATCATG GAAGTGAAAATCTCCAGCCCGGATTACCGAGACTGCAACTCGGCAGAAGCGATGGAGGACTTCATGAAGAGAATTACCTGCTACGAAGCCAGCTACCAGCCCCTCGACCCCGATCAGTGCGACAG GGACCTGTCGCTGATCAAGGTGATCGACGTGGGCCGGCGGTTCCTGGTGAACAGAGTCCAGGACCACATCCAGAGCCGCATCGTGTATTACCTGATGAACATCCATGTGCAGCCTCGCACCATCTACCTGTGTCGGCACGGCGAGAGCGAGCACAACCTCCAGGGCAAGATCGGAGGGGACTCAGGCCTGTCCAGCAGGGGCAGGAAG TTTGCCAACGCCCTGAGCAAGTTCGTGGAGGAGCAGAACCTGAAGGACCTCAAGGTGTGGACCAGCCAGCTGAAAAGTACCATCCAGACCGCCGAAGCCCTCCGGCTGCCCTACGAGCAGTGGAAGGCGCTCAACGAAATCGACGCC GGTGTTTGTGAGGAGATGACCTACGAGGAGATCAAGGACACCTACCCCGAGGAATATGCTCTGCGCGAGCAGGACAAGTACTATTACCGCTACCCCACTGGGGAG TCCTACCAGGACCTGGTCCAGCGCCTGGAACCGGTGATCATGGAGCTGGAGCGGCAGGAGAACGTGCTGGTGAtctgccaccaggctgtcctGCGCTGCCTCCTGGCCTACTTCCTGGATAAGAGTGCAG aGGAGATGCCTTACCTGAAATGCCCGCTCCACACTGTCCTGAAGCTGACGCCCATCGCTTATG GTTGCCGCGTAGAATCCATCTACCTGAACGTGGAGTCGGTGAACACACACCGGGAGAGGTCCGAG GATGCAAAGAAGGGACCTAACCCGCTCATGAGACGCAATAGTGTCACCCCACTAGCCAGCCCCGAGCCCACCAAAAAGCCTCGCATCAACAGCTTTGAGGAGCATGTGGCCTCTACCTCCGCTGCCCTGCCCAACTGCCTGCCCCCGGAAGTGCCCACGCAGCTGCCCGGACAA AACGTGAAGGCCTCCCAGAGCAGCGCCGACTCCTCCAGGACGCACTGA
- the PFKFB3 gene encoding 6-phosphofructo-2-kinase/fructose-2,6-bisphosphatase 3 isoform X19 → MPFRRVFNVGEYRREAVKQYSSYNFFRPDNEEAMKVRKQCALAALRDVKSYLTKESGQIAVFDATNTTRERRHMILHFAKENDFKVFFIESVCDDPRVVASNIMEVKISSPDYRDCNSAEAMEDFMKRITCYEASYQPLDPDQCDRDLSLIKVIDVGRRFLVNRVQDHIQSRIVYYLMNIHVQPRTIYLCRHGESEHNLQGKIGGDSGLSSRGRKFANALSKFVEEQNLKDLKVWTSQLKSTIQTAEALRLPYEQWKALNEIDAGVCEEMTYEEIKDTYPEEYALREQDKYYYRYPTGESYQDLVQRLEPVIMELERQENVLVICHQAVLRCLLAYFLDKSAEEMPYLKCPLHTVLKLTPIAYGCRVESIYLNVESVNTHRERSEDAKKGPNPLMRRNSVTPLASPEPTKKPRINSFEEHVASTSAALPNCLPPEVPTQLPGQNVKASQSSADSSRTH, encoded by the exons TGTTCAACGTCGGGGAGTACCGCCGGGAGGCCGTGAAGCAGTACAGTTCCTACAACTTCTTTCGCCCTGACAATGAGGAGGCCATGAAAGTCCGGAA GCAGTGCGCTCTGGCTGCCTTGAGGGACGTCAAAAGTTACCTGACGAAGGAAAGCGGCCAAATTGCA GTTTTCGATGCCACCAATACTACTAGAGAGAGGAGACACATGATCCTTCATTTTGccaaagaaaatgatttcaag GTGTTTTTCATCGAGTCCGTGTGCGATGACCCTAGGGTTGTAGCCTCCAACATCATG GAAGTGAAAATCTCCAGCCCGGATTACCGAGACTGCAACTCGGCAGAAGCGATGGAGGACTTCATGAAGAGAATTACCTGCTACGAAGCCAGCTACCAGCCCCTCGACCCCGATCAGTGCGACAG GGACCTGTCGCTGATCAAGGTGATCGACGTGGGCCGGCGGTTCCTGGTGAACAGAGTCCAGGACCACATCCAGAGCCGCATCGTGTATTACCTGATGAACATCCATGTGCAGCCTCGCACCATCTACCTGTGTCGGCACGGCGAGAGCGAGCACAACCTCCAGGGCAAGATCGGAGGGGACTCAGGCCTGTCCAGCAGGGGCAGGAAG TTTGCCAACGCCCTGAGCAAGTTCGTGGAGGAGCAGAACCTGAAGGACCTCAAGGTGTGGACCAGCCAGCTGAAAAGTACCATCCAGACCGCCGAAGCCCTCCGGCTGCCCTACGAGCAGTGGAAGGCGCTCAACGAAATCGACGCC GGTGTTTGTGAGGAGATGACCTACGAGGAGATCAAGGACACCTACCCCGAGGAATATGCTCTGCGCGAGCAGGACAAGTACTATTACCGCTACCCCACTGGGGAG TCCTACCAGGACCTGGTCCAGCGCCTGGAACCGGTGATCATGGAGCTGGAGCGGCAGGAGAACGTGCTGGTGAtctgccaccaggctgtcctGCGCTGCCTCCTGGCCTACTTCCTGGATAAGAGTGCAG aGGAGATGCCTTACCTGAAATGCCCGCTCCACACTGTCCTGAAGCTGACGCCCATCGCTTATG GTTGCCGCGTAGAATCCATCTACCTGAACGTGGAGTCGGTGAACACACACCGGGAGAGGTCCGAG GATGCAAAGAAGGGACCTAACCCGCTCATGAGACGCAATAGTGTCACCCCACTAGCCAGCCCCGAGCCCACCAAAAAGCCTCGCATCAACAGCTTTGAGGAGCATGTGGCCTCTACCTCCGCTGCCCTGCCCAACTGCCTGCCCCCGGAAGTGCCCACGCAGCTGCCCGGACAA AACGTGAAGGCCTCCCAGAGCAGCGCCGACTCCTCCAGGACGCACTGA
- the PFKFB3 gene encoding 6-phosphofructo-2-kinase/fructose-2,6-bisphosphatase 3 isoform X13 produces MVGLPARGKTYISKKLTRYLNWIGVPTKVFNVGEYRREAVKQYSSYNFFRPDNEEAMKVRKQCALAALRDVKSYLTKESGQIAVFDATNTTRERRHMILHFAKENDFKVFFIESVCDDPRVVASNIMEVKISSPDYRDCNSAEAMEDFMKRITCYEASYQPLDPDQCDRDLSLIKVIDVGRRFLVNRVQDHIQSRIVYYLMNIHVQPRTIYLCRHGESEHNLQGKIGGDSGLSSRGRKFANALSKFVEEQNLKDLKVWTSQLKSTIQTAEALRLPYEQWKALNEIDAGVCEEMTYEEIKDTYPEEYALREQDKYYYRYPTGESYQDLVQRLEPVIMELERQENVLVICHQAVLRCLLAYFLDKSAEEMPYLKCPLHTVLKLTPIAYGCRVESIYLNVESVNTHRERSEDAKKGPNPLMRRNSVTPLASPEPTKKPRINSFEEHVASTSAALPNCLPPEVPTQLPGQNVKASQSSADSSRTH; encoded by the exons ATGGTGGGCCTCCCAGCCCGGGGTAAGACTTACATCTCCAAGAAGCTGACTCGCTACCTCAACTGGATTGGGGTCCCCACAAAAG TGTTCAACGTCGGGGAGTACCGCCGGGAGGCCGTGAAGCAGTACAGTTCCTACAACTTCTTTCGCCCTGACAATGAGGAGGCCATGAAAGTCCGGAA GCAGTGCGCTCTGGCTGCCTTGAGGGACGTCAAAAGTTACCTGACGAAGGAAAGCGGCCAAATTGCA GTTTTCGATGCCACCAATACTACTAGAGAGAGGAGACACATGATCCTTCATTTTGccaaagaaaatgatttcaag GTGTTTTTCATCGAGTCCGTGTGCGATGACCCTAGGGTTGTAGCCTCCAACATCATG GAAGTGAAAATCTCCAGCCCGGATTACCGAGACTGCAACTCGGCAGAAGCGATGGAGGACTTCATGAAGAGAATTACCTGCTACGAAGCCAGCTACCAGCCCCTCGACCCCGATCAGTGCGACAG GGACCTGTCGCTGATCAAGGTGATCGACGTGGGCCGGCGGTTCCTGGTGAACAGAGTCCAGGACCACATCCAGAGCCGCATCGTGTATTACCTGATGAACATCCATGTGCAGCCTCGCACCATCTACCTGTGTCGGCACGGCGAGAGCGAGCACAACCTCCAGGGCAAGATCGGAGGGGACTCAGGCCTGTCCAGCAGGGGCAGGAAG TTTGCCAACGCCCTGAGCAAGTTCGTGGAGGAGCAGAACCTGAAGGACCTCAAGGTGTGGACCAGCCAGCTGAAAAGTACCATCCAGACCGCCGAAGCCCTCCGGCTGCCCTACGAGCAGTGGAAGGCGCTCAACGAAATCGACGCC GGTGTTTGTGAGGAGATGACCTACGAGGAGATCAAGGACACCTACCCCGAGGAATATGCTCTGCGCGAGCAGGACAAGTACTATTACCGCTACCCCACTGGGGAG TCCTACCAGGACCTGGTCCAGCGCCTGGAACCGGTGATCATGGAGCTGGAGCGGCAGGAGAACGTGCTGGTGAtctgccaccaggctgtcctGCGCTGCCTCCTGGCCTACTTCCTGGATAAGAGTGCAG aGGAGATGCCTTACCTGAAATGCCCGCTCCACACTGTCCTGAAGCTGACGCCCATCGCTTATG GTTGCCGCGTAGAATCCATCTACCTGAACGTGGAGTCGGTGAACACACACCGGGAGAGGTCCGAG GATGCAAAGAAGGGACCTAACCCGCTCATGAGACGCAATAGTGTCACCCCACTAGCCAGCCCCGAGCCCACCAAAAAGCCTCGCATCAACAGCTTTGAGGAGCATGTGGCCTCTACCTCCGCTGCCCTGCCCAACTGCCTGCCCCCGGAAGTGCCCACGCAGCTGCCCGGACAA AACGTGAAGGCCTCCCAGAGCAGCGCCGACTCCTCCAGGACGCACTGA
- the PFKFB3 gene encoding 6-phosphofructo-2-kinase/fructose-2,6-bisphosphatase 3 isoform X14: protein MPLELTQSRVQKIWIPVDHRPSLPRLFNVGEYRREAVKQYSSYNFFRPDNEEAMKVRKQCALAALRDVKSYLTKESGQIAVFDATNTTRERRHMILHFAKENDFKVFFIESVCDDPRVVASNIMEVKISSPDYRDCNSAEAMEDFMKRITCYEASYQPLDPDQCDRDLSLIKVIDVGRRFLVNRVQDHIQSRIVYYLMNIHVQPRTIYLCRHGESEHNLQGKIGGDSGLSSRGRKFANALSKFVEEQNLKDLKVWTSQLKSTIQTAEALRLPYEQWKALNEIDAGVCEEMTYEEIKDTYPEEYALREQDKYYYRYPTGESYQDLVQRLEPVIMELERQENVLVICHQAVLRCLLAYFLDKSAEEMPYLKCPLHTVLKLTPIAYGCRVESIYLNVESVNTHRERSEDAKKGPNPLMRRNSVTPLASPEPTKKPRINSFEEHVASTSAALPNCLPPEVPTQLPGQNVKASQSSADSSRTH, encoded by the exons TGTTCAACGTCGGGGAGTACCGCCGGGAGGCCGTGAAGCAGTACAGTTCCTACAACTTCTTTCGCCCTGACAATGAGGAGGCCATGAAAGTCCGGAA GCAGTGCGCTCTGGCTGCCTTGAGGGACGTCAAAAGTTACCTGACGAAGGAAAGCGGCCAAATTGCA GTTTTCGATGCCACCAATACTACTAGAGAGAGGAGACACATGATCCTTCATTTTGccaaagaaaatgatttcaag GTGTTTTTCATCGAGTCCGTGTGCGATGACCCTAGGGTTGTAGCCTCCAACATCATG GAAGTGAAAATCTCCAGCCCGGATTACCGAGACTGCAACTCGGCAGAAGCGATGGAGGACTTCATGAAGAGAATTACCTGCTACGAAGCCAGCTACCAGCCCCTCGACCCCGATCAGTGCGACAG GGACCTGTCGCTGATCAAGGTGATCGACGTGGGCCGGCGGTTCCTGGTGAACAGAGTCCAGGACCACATCCAGAGCCGCATCGTGTATTACCTGATGAACATCCATGTGCAGCCTCGCACCATCTACCTGTGTCGGCACGGCGAGAGCGAGCACAACCTCCAGGGCAAGATCGGAGGGGACTCAGGCCTGTCCAGCAGGGGCAGGAAG TTTGCCAACGCCCTGAGCAAGTTCGTGGAGGAGCAGAACCTGAAGGACCTCAAGGTGTGGACCAGCCAGCTGAAAAGTACCATCCAGACCGCCGAAGCCCTCCGGCTGCCCTACGAGCAGTGGAAGGCGCTCAACGAAATCGACGCC GGTGTTTGTGAGGAGATGACCTACGAGGAGATCAAGGACACCTACCCCGAGGAATATGCTCTGCGCGAGCAGGACAAGTACTATTACCGCTACCCCACTGGGGAG TCCTACCAGGACCTGGTCCAGCGCCTGGAACCGGTGATCATGGAGCTGGAGCGGCAGGAGAACGTGCTGGTGAtctgccaccaggctgtcctGCGCTGCCTCCTGGCCTACTTCCTGGATAAGAGTGCAG aGGAGATGCCTTACCTGAAATGCCCGCTCCACACTGTCCTGAAGCTGACGCCCATCGCTTATG GTTGCCGCGTAGAATCCATCTACCTGAACGTGGAGTCGGTGAACACACACCGGGAGAGGTCCGAG GATGCAAAGAAGGGACCTAACCCGCTCATGAGACGCAATAGTGTCACCCCACTAGCCAGCCCCGAGCCCACCAAAAAGCCTCGCATCAACAGCTTTGAGGAGCATGTGGCCTCTACCTCCGCTGCCCTGCCCAACTGCCTGCCCCCGGAAGTGCCCACGCAGCTGCCCGGACAA AACGTGAAGGCCTCCCAGAGCAGCGCCGACTCCTCCAGGACGCACTGA